CAGGCTATGGTTTTGTTGATTTCCGGTTCGGGTGATTTCGTCCAGCCAATTGTAGCTATGCCGCGAACGATAGGTTTCGAATTCGTAATCGGCAAAAGCTTCAGAATCATCAGACAATAATTGATCGATGTAGGCCTCGCGATCGGCATCTGGATTGTTATCCATGTACTGATTCGCAAAAGCGTCCAAACGGAGGTTGAAAATATCCTGCGCACCCATATAAGGAACCATTCTGCTGAATTCCTGTACACCATACCAGCCGTTATAGTTTACCTGCCCTTCACCTTGCCCCTTTTTGGTCGTGATCACAATCACCCCATTTGCACCCCGCGAACCGTACAAGGCCGTTGCAGACGCATCTCTTAGTACGTCAATACTGGAAATATCATCGGGGTTGATGGTATTAATGGCATCTTCTATAATCAACCCATCTACGACGTAGATCGGATTACCGCCATATTGGATAGAATTATTTCCACGCACCCGGATGCTGGCATTGCCACCAGGACGCGGATTACTTTGGATAAGCACACCGGGCAGTCGGCCTTCCATAGCCTGGTTGACCCCTGTAACTGGTAATTCCGAGAGTTTCCTGCTATCAATACTCGTCACTGCTCCCGTGAGATCACCCTTTTTAATACTAGCACCCACAATAACGATTTCATCCAGCTGGTTGGATGCCGACGATAGGCTGATATTAACCAACTCTTCAGTTGGTGTAAATTCCCGGCTATCATAACCTACTGCAGTAAAAATAATGCTCGCTCCAGCGGTTACGGACAGGTTAAACGTGCCATTTTCATCTGTACTGGTACCGTTGGAGGTGCCTTTTTCGGTAATACTTACCCCCGGAATGGTTTCTCCCGTGCTACTATCGGTTACCCTGCCTTTTAACTGTAATGGCTGCTGTGCCCATAACGGTTGCATCCCAAGCAACTCAACAACCAATAAAAAAAACACAAGGATATAAATAATTTTCGGCCTCATAGCTTAGCGTTTGGTTAAATATTTAGCGTTCAATTAGGTCTTTAATAATGGAGGTAAATTTAGGCCTACTATCCTCCTTTGAAAATGGACTAATATGATAAAAGGATGGATAATCTTATGAATTGCTCCATTCTTTTATCGGCAATGCTATACCAGGATATTACCAGCCCGGATTCTGCACAATCAAGCGCCCCCTATCAATCTCGCTTTGCGGTATAGGAAACAAATAGTAGTTGGGATGAAAGACTCTATTTTCAAATACGGTACGTTGATAAAACTCCGTATCTGTTAAGCTATTCCCTGCCTCAACATTTAAGCCATAAAAAGGCCCCCTATCGGTTTCCATCGAGACTTTCCACCGTCTCGTATCAAAGTAACGTAGCGTTTCAAAAGCCAGTTCCACCCGTCGTTCCCGTCTGATTTTTTCACGCATTTCTTCTTGTCCCAATCCGGGTTCAATACCAGGAATACCAGCACGCTCCCTAATCAAGTTCAGATACCTCAAAATATCGGGGTTTCCAGGATCATATTCATTTAATGCCTCTGCATAATTAAGGTATATTTCTCCCAAACGAATCATCACATAAGGCCTTCTTATTTCCCTACCTATTCGTGGATTGGCATTCGGATGCACAAACTTACGCACGATATAGCCGGTCTTAGAGTAATTGTACTGTCCTTCCATTCCATTATTACCGTAACGGTGCATTTCAATTACCCTATCCCCTTCTTCTTTATTAATCCACAATGAACCACTATAAACGATTGAAGCATAAAATCGTGGCTCCCTGTTAACAAACATATTGTAAGTTCCCGAGCGTGTATATTGATCGTTTTCTTCAGAAAACCCTGTCTCAATATAGCCAGACCCCTCCTCATCAATTGTTTTTCCGTTGGCCATAAAATAAGCATCTACCTGATGCTGCGTAGCGCCCATTGCAGACCATCCTCCCGCAAACCGAGGTGTATTAGCAACATCCCAGGAGCCATAGTCCCAATTTGGGCGCATAAAGATCTGTTCCACATTAAAGGGTTCTATAAAAGCATTCTGATACGACAGCAACGGGTTTAAAGAACCGTCTTCATTATACTCTTTATAAAGAGAAAAAGCATTTAAATCAATCACCGCTTTCGCCGCATC
This Olivibacter sp. SDN3 DNA region includes the following protein-coding sequences:
- a CDS encoding RagB/SusD family nutrient uptake outer membrane protein translates to MRLFNKKIYSLGAMMLCLIFTACQKDFFDQIPDDRITIEDVFNRRDESERYLANIYAHIRQEGNQASGSPWIGAADEGDMTYNWDGHASHFMNIGMWDANSNLAEFWSGYYRGIRSASYFIEHIGQNEEILRLPNGQQLINQYIAEARFLRAWFYFCVLRQYGPMVIVREIIPPDLPMDELQLERSPYDDCVAYIAQELDEAAGVLPLRHANASADMGRATSAMCLAAKARLLLYAASPLNNGNTDYANFANQDGTVLYNQSYDIEKWRLAADAAKAVIDLNAFSLYKEYNEDGSLNPLLSYQNAFIEPFNVEQIFMRPNWDYGSWDVANTPRFAGGWSAMGATQHQVDAYFMANGKTIDEEGSGYIETGFSEENDQYTRSGTYNMFVNREPRFYASIVYSGSLWINKEEGDRVIEMHRYGNNGMEGQYNYSKTGYIVRKFVHPNANPRIGREIRRPYVMIRLGEIYLNYAEALNEYDPGNPDILRYLNLIRERAGIPGIEPGLGQEEMREKIRRERRVELAFETLRYFDTRRWKVSMETDRGPFYGLNVEAGNSLTDTEFYQRTVFENRVFHPNYYLFPIPQSEIDRGRLIVQNPGW